The Malus sylvestris chromosome 3, drMalSylv7.2, whole genome shotgun sequence genomic sequence TGCAGACATGAGATTTCACTGTTTTTAATCGATTTTACGAATTACTACAAAATCCCGCACCATTTTGAATCGGTTGTATGTTTAGCATTGTAAGCCATAAGCTGTTTGCATTATTGGAATCATTGAGTAAGACTAGTGTATCTAATTGGATTCAATCGTCTACCACTGGGATGCATCTCCACAAGGAAAAAGATTGTAACGACAGACATTTGCATTCTTTGTATTGCTTGTTCAGCTTCCTTTTCAGAATTTCCGACCCAAACAAGTTGTTTGAACGGAAATGCAGATACATCTGGTCCACCTTCCATACGCTCATTTGACACGAAACTTCAAATTGTAACGAAAAGAAATAAAGATTAACCGTTTACGATACAAAGCTTTGTGAGCTTAACAAGTATGAATGACAAAGATCAGTCCATGTGCGCGTGTGCGACCAACACTAAGTTTTGGCAacggaaaaaaatataaaaaatatataaaaaaaagaggaaaactaacaaaaagttcaaaaaaaaaaactctagttttaatgaaaaatgataaataaaggtgtagtgagTGGTATCGAGGAaagataaaaatatgatttttggttaaaagtgaacagtacatgaagtgtttcgttaaaactcccaaaaaaatAATTGCATGTACTGGTTTCAAAAGCTGATAGAGAAACCTATATGATACAACACAATGCATGCCAAAACATAACAACTTAAGTACTACAAAGGTAGCTAATGCTAGGTAATTCCAAACCTAGTTCAAAACAGTTTATCTAAGACATCAAAAGGAGCACCTCAATCACAAACAGTTTTAACGTTTTAAACCAGAAATACAGAGGTAATCAAGTAAACTTCGTCTTCTTTGACTTTACAGGAGGCTTTTCAAGGATTTCACCATCGTCTTCCGAAGAGTTTTCAACAATTTCATCAGGGACATCATTAGGAACATTGTGTCTGGTGATGAAGTCCTTCAATATTCTCATGCTTTCTTCTTTCACAGAAACCAGTTGCTCCGAAAGAATGCCCTTGTGCTCCTTGACAGAATATGTTTCTGAACCGAGCTGAAATTCCACCTTAATACAAGGCCTACAAGGGACTGCTTCTTGAATTTGAGCGTCCATGATACTGCAGAACGATTGATCCCAACAAGGAAACAATTAGCTTTAAAGTTTTAATCAATGACAGTAGAAAGGCATTGACATAACGAGTTCTCTTATGGTCCTATATCCAAAGTTTGTTTATAGATGGTTAATTGCTTCATCAAATATGATGGCCGTATTTTGAAAGAGACATGAAACATGCACGACAAAAAAGGTTCTGAAATCTTGTTGACAAACCAGATGACAAAAGGTCACTTATGGTTCTTACTATGCTTCAACTAGTAGCTGTAAACTGTTACAATTGCAGTCACCTCGCGCTACATGAATGAAGACAGACATCAATACGACAATAGGAGGATAAAATCAAACCGGAGAGAATGATTCTGCTTTGCACGATTACAACTTTACAAGTGCAGCATCTACAAACAATGAAAAGGTGAAAGACGGTATTAACATAGTGATTACTGACCCACCACCGAAATCCTTGTTTCGCGTACAAACCAATTCAAAAAACTTTCTTGTGTTCTTTTGGTGGGGATCCAAAGGAAaaactaaacaaactaaaatattAACATGCTGATTACGGACTAATCGAATAGCGTTCCGTATCTTCCATTAGTCTGTATCCTATCCATATATCAAACTAATTTCCCTACTAAGGAGCAAAATCACACTCCAATTCTTGCCCTTTTCTCAGAGCTCACAACAATTGATTGCTCTGCTCTAACGAAATTCGTAAGACAGTTTCACTCCATGGATTTGGAAACTTTGACATTTGCAGTCGAATTCCAAATCCGTCAAAGTTTCCAAATCCGCGGGTATTCCACTGAATGCAATATGAgctaatacacacacacacacacacagagtatgGCAGAGAGAGACTTTTTAATTTGAGATTCCAAGCTATTTACCTGAGAATAGGTCGACGACGACCGGAAGTCAAGTGTGAAGCTTTTCTCTCCCTGTGCGAGCCCTAATCGCAAAATTCCACCACTGACTCACTCGACTGCCACTAATTCCCCTTTCCCTTCACTTTTTCTAAATTATTTCATTTTACATAAATACCCTTATAGTTATTTATGTTGACGGAAAAATATCACTCACCCacaatctttttttatttgaaaactttaacgaaaagttttttgtactgtttattttaacgaaaaattacatttttacactaaaaaatcaatcctggtactattcattttaccctttattttgtccttaaaaACAGTGAGCTCATATAACATCATATTCCTCTCTATACTTTATTAACGTCTCtctttcaatttgttttatcATCAATGCATTTCGTTATTTCAAGCGATTGTTCCCTTTTAAACGGTTTGCTCAAATGATCGTCCATGACGGCCTCCATCCTCCGTCTTCTTTCCTCTCCCGATGCGTGACCAGTCAATGCAATGATCGGAATGTGAAGATTACAAGGCTCCTCCCCCCTCCTTATATGCCTTGTTGCTTCGTATCCATTCATTTTCGGCATCTGCCACCAACCAAAAAGCACATCAActttaagttttgatccaaaacaagggatgtgatattcacacatcccattttacttctcacacacctttttaattttcaaccgtcggatcagatgaattgaagaagattaatggacataaattatcaagggatatgtgagaagtaaaatggggtgtgtggatagcacacccccaAAAGAGAAGTGCGAAATCACTTCACCAAACGATTGGATTATTAAACcattaattattgatcaaccaTGAGGAGTGAAATAATTACCTCACAATCCATTAGTATATAATCGAATCCATGTTTTCCTTGATTAGCTAGAGCACCGCGAACGAGGACAACGActtctcttccatttccacAAAGCTCCACAGTTGCACCCAACCTTGTCAAATTAATATGAGCTAGCTTGCGGTTCAATTCAATGTCATCAGCAACCAAAATTTTCTTTCCAATCAAGGGCCTGTTCGGATCGCTGGCATGTTCTTGTGTTTGATCACTAGGAGGACCTGGAATTTGTGAGTTTCTTGATGTGGCGGAGCCAACACGAGACAGATATTGTTGAGTCAGCGTTGGTGAATTTGTTTTCTTGCGAGGTGTCTCATTACCTGAACAACCACCAGTATTACTATGGTCTTGCAATACTTCAACTTCATCGTCGGTTGAATGATTTAACTGATTATTATACGACCGATGATGATGTGATATTGAGGAACTAGCAAGAGCTCTGAACGCTTTTCCATCCTGGTGTGGAAGCTGCTGAAATGTGGCCCTTCTCTTGGGTAATGCACCTCCAAACTCTGGAAGAAGTCTTACCACTTCGTATAGACAGCTACCGTGAAGCGCCTTGTGTTTGATTACGTCATCTGGATCAAACATATCATGATCATTCAAGCCGATGCTATGACTTGCTAACCAAACAACCCTGCACCAATTACCATTCCTATAACTATTCTGGTGATGATCCATTTTGAATTCAGTCACAATCTTACATAGTTTTGAAAAGGGTGCAGCTGTGGCATCGATCACTACTAAGACAAAGCTCATTGCACCCCGAAGACTCATCTTcttaaagagagaaagaggcAGCATGTTATTGTTGCTGCTATTGTTTTTGGTTCCACTCCTGTCCATTGCGCTGATCAAAGGCACCTCCTTTACTCTGTTGGTAGATTTGCATGATGTGGATTTGCTCAAGCAATCTTGCAAACCCAACTCGGATATTCCTGAAGAGCTGTGATGACGAGAATGGTAGCCCCCCTTGTGTTTAGTTGCTTTCTCTAGAGTATGAGAAAGTTGCTCCCATTGTTTTGCCGTAAATACTTTTATCCCAAggttttccatgaacttttgtGAAATTCTGCGACACTCTTCATTCTTAATCAACAAGACGACAGAAGACCCTGATCGATCAACCTTAGGAGTACTAGATGGGGTTTGAATGTTCAAGCTGGGGCTTGGCGTGTGAATGCTCAATCCGGGAGTACTCGGAGTGTGAGTGGCTACTGTCCCCAAATCAGAAGTACTTGGGCCAAATCCCATATCAATGTCCACTTCTTTTGTGCTATCCTTGGAGACATTATCACGTACAATTAGCAGAACATTAAACCTAAAGCATGTCCCTCTTTCACCCATCTCCTTGTCCACAATTCCTATTTCTCCGTCCATCAAACGTACCTACATATAATGCAGCATTTCAAAAAATATCAACATGTATAAACTATAAAGACATGTTCCCCAGAAATCAAAATCGTAATAGGCACATTGTAGAGAAACACAATATTCTTCAAAAACTAAAGTACATTATTTGTTACTGAGCAATCTCCGCCGTTAAAAAACATCTTTAACCACGGTCCACCATGTAAGACATTAACCAAAGAAACCCTGTATTGAAACTATATATCATCATTGAAGAAAAACCTTTTACATACAGCACAGAGCAAACTAGCTAAAGTCGAAATTTccacttgaaaaataaatatgatGAGATGAAAGGTTAGAGAAAATGAGTTTTGAGAGGAAAATAAGTATTAGTGgaaaaatataaacatgaaATTAATGCAATGTTGATTGCTTACCAAAGACTGAACAATGCCAAGTCCTAAGCCAGTGCCTCCTTCTCCAAGAGCAGTTAACTTGGACATAGTTTTCAAACACTGATTTTTGCTTTTCCTTTGGAATTCCCATTCCTGTATCATCCACCTCAAATACAAATTCCAAAGCATTTGGATCATGCTTCATTCTTCCCATGTCGGCTTGGGCTTTGTTGTTCTTGTTAAACAAGTACAACAATTGTCTTGCAACACCATTGCTCTTGCGAGAAGCAGCTATTGAGTTCTTAAAACTGGGGTTTTCCACCCAAGCACGGACTGTGACATGTCCCTCCGAGGTAAACTTGACGGCGTTGCTCATTAAGTTGCATAATATCTGCTTTAGTCTTCCCATGTCACCTATCGCATGCGGAAACTTAATAAGAGAGCTATCATGAGGATCCAACACCACGTCTATGCCTTTTTTAAACCCACAGAATGATACAAATCAACTACATCTTCAACAAGTTGCGCCACATCGAATTCCTCTTCTTTAAGTTGCATTTTCCCCGCTTCTATCTTACTCGTATCCAGAATAGAGTTCAATATACCAAATAGGTCTTTAGCACAAGTTTCCATCTGCCTTAAATTGGTCTCCAA encodes the following:
- the LOC126615145 gene encoding uncharacterized protein LOC126615145 isoform X1; the protein is MSVFIHVARGDCNCNSLQLLVEAYIMDAQIQEAVPCRPCIKVEFQLGSETYSVKEHKGILSEQLVSVKEESMRILKDFITRHNVPNDVPDEIVENSSEDDGEILEKPPVKSKKTKFT
- the LOC126615145 gene encoding uncharacterized protein LOC126615145 isoform X2; the encoded protein is MDAQIQEAVPCRPCIKVEFQLGSETYSVKEHKGILSEQLVSVKEESMRILKDFITRHNVPNDVPDEIVENSSEDDGEILEKPPVKSKKTKFT